A DNA window from Ostrea edulis chromosome 5, xbOstEdul1.1, whole genome shotgun sequence contains the following coding sequences:
- the LOC125652867 gene encoding COMM domain-containing protein 1-like has translation MTNKMADTKTISALLTGLARRRYYNESEYTDEFLKSQIFPDSSDEEYASLLRRCSNYMKSMVSADMDFNQLEAFLTSQMKRREAAMTEEEASAYRKFWKVHKNKIHDTLVSKTNWNNSLKKVSWRIDVKSQAKNTENMNEPTAIVELQIENQHESQKADVVQFEMDENKLANVLQNMKDIEDQIVQYCQQ, from the exons ATGACAAACAAAATGGCAGACACAAAAACTATCTCTGCTTTGTTAACAGGCTTAGCCAGAAGGCGTTACTACAACGAATCAGAGTACACAGATGAATTTCTTAAGAGTCAGATATTTCCTGATTCATCTGACGAGGAGTATGCATCTTTGCTGAGGCGATGTTCCAACTACATGAAG AGCATGGTATCAGCTGATATGGATTTTAACCAATTAGAAGCATTCTTAACTTCACAAATGAAGAGAAGAGAAGCAGCAATGACAGAAGAAGAAGCCAGTGCATATAGAAAATTCTGGAAAGTACATAAGAATAAAATTCATGACACATTAGTTTCAAAAACAAATTGGAACAATTCTTTGAAGAAAGTGTCCTGGCGTATTGATGTGAAATCACAAGCCAAGAATAcagaaaatatgaatgaacCTACTGCAATAGTTGAACTGCAGATAGAAAATCAACACGAATCACAG aaagcTGATGTTGTGCAATTTGAAATGGATGAAAATAAACTAGCAAATGTCTTGCAAAACATGAAAGACATTGAAGATCAGATAGTGCAATATTGTCAACAATGA